The Rudaeicoccus suwonensis sequence CGACACAGCAACGCCGCATTTCCCAGGTCAGTCGAGCCGCCGCGCGACCAGTGCACGACATGATGGGCGTCGCACCACGTGGCCGGCACCGTGCACCCTGGGAAGGTGCAGCCATGGTCGCGGCGCCACAACGCCAGCCGTTGCGCGCCGGTGAACAGACGTCTGGATCGCCCGACATCCAGCGGCCGACCGGCACCACCCAGCATCATCGGCATGATCTCGGCGTCACACGCGAGTCGCCGGACGGTTTCGGGGGACAGGACCTCGCCCGTCATCGTGATTCCAACGCCGCGCAGTCTGTCGAGCAACGACTCAAGGGTCGTGGTGACGATGATCTGAGCTTTGTTGGCTCGCGGCAGGTTTCCGCCCGCGGCGATGCCACGCGACACGAGATCCATCAAGGCGTCATACCGGCGGCGCGCTGGTGAACGCAGATCGGCTTCGCCGGTCGGACCAGGCACGGGCACGCAGAGTGCGGCGACCGCCGAATCGAGGATCGCGCAGCCTTCGGCATCGGCGAGGATGCGGTACTCGGAGAGATTCCCCGGACCTGCGCCCTTGAACATCGCGCAGCCACGGCGGGACTCGCGCTCTTCGTCTTCCAGTTGTCGCTCCGGCTTCAGCAGACGCGATGCGTGTCGTATGGCGGCAGCGAGTTCTCGTGGCAACAGGCCCCATTCGGCTGGACCGCCGCCTGTGGCACGTCGTTCGCGATCAGTCGGCTCAGCGCTGAGGCCATGTGCAGCCGAGTTGTCTGCATCGGACAACTCGCGTTGGTCGTGCTCTTGTTGGTCCTCGTGTGGTTGATCCTCGCTCGGTCCGCTGTCGGCATCGCCATCCGAATCGTCACCTAGGTCGGCGGCGTTCGTGTCGGTTTCTTTCAGTGGTTCGGTTGCGTTGGGGACGGCGTGTACTCCTGGGACGGCGCCGTCGCTTGCTCCGTCGATGAGTGCTCGCACGATGCCGGTGAGTTCGTCCGGGTCGGCCACTGCGGCGACTTCGTCGATGAACTTCAGCACCTGGTCGGTCTTGCGAGCGGACAACTCACCGGCAGCGAACGCGGCCAGCACCGGGTCGCAGACGCTGCCGCGGCGGGCGGGGATCTGGGCCTGGCGCACGACTCGCGCGGCCTCGGCCGGGTCAGGCGGCACGGCTGCCGCGCCCTCGTGTGTGCGAACCCAGTCGACAGGGGACAGGCCCTCGTCGCCGGGCAGGCCACGGCTCAATCCCTCGCCCACCAGGGCGGCCTCGAGAATCGCCAAAGCCGAACGGGCGCGCCCGATCTGGGTCAGCAGCGCGCGCAACTGCGCTTCGCCCATCCAGGTCGCAGCGACCGTCGCTGATGCCAGCGGTGCAGGGCAGGAGACACCGAGCAACTCCACGCCCGCACTGGCTGCGTCCAGTGCGATCTGACCGACGGCTGTTCCCATGACAAGAACCTAGCCGCGACCACCGACAACCCTCGGCATCAGACTCCGCGCCCCCCAGATCCTGTCGCCCGTGCGTGGCGTGCGGATTCGACGCTGTCTGTCACCAAAGAGAGGAGGTGAGAGAGTCATGCCCGTTGCCGAATGCCACGTGCATGACGGCACGGCGATCAGGATGCTGGACGACGTGCCGTGATGAGGTGCCTGGTGGAGTGAGCCACGAACGACTCGCCCGATCGCATCATCTCGTCGAGTTCACGCAACTGCGTGTCGTACCGACCGATTGAGAATCCGGGCACCCACCACACGCACTTGCGCAGGATCCAGACGACAGCTCCGACATCGAAGAACTCCATCCGGCAGCGAGCCGTCAGGAGGCGTTCGACGGTCAGACCGGCGGAACGGGCGTCGTCGGCTTCGCGCTGGGGGTCACGCCCGGCCCGGATCTCCTCCGGCAGTGGGCCGAGGAAGTACTCGATCAGTTCGAATGCCGAGGCCGGTCCGACGTGTTGCGCGAAATAGGTCCCACCGCGCCGTAATACCCGATGAACCTCCGACCAATTCGGCCTGACCGGGTGCCGTGCAGTCACCAGATCGAACATTGCGTCACCGAACGGCAGCCTGCTGACACCGGCGTCCACATCAACCACGCTCACGCCGCGAGCGCCGAGCGTCTGCCGGGCACGCACGGCGTTCGGCGGCCACGCCTCCGTGACGATCATCGTTCGGGGCAACACCGTGGCCTCGTTGACGACCTCGCCGCCTCCGGTGTCGAGGTCGAGCGCGCGCTCGGCGCCGGCAAGGCGCCGAGCGAGCAGCTCGGCGTACCCCCACGACGGACGCGCCTCGATCGCGCGGCCGTCCAACCAGGAGAATCCCCACCCGGAGACGTCCGCGGACTGGGCCTCGGCGACGAGATCCTCGAAAGAGCGCATGCCTGCGACGTTTTCACGGTCGGGCACTTCGAGCAATCTGTTTTGGCCCCGACGAAATCGCCGTCGATTCTTTCGATGCGCTCAACCGACGAAGACGCAGAACGGATGCCCGGCCGGATCGGCGAAGACATATAACGGCTCGTCCGGATCGGCGGTGCGATCGAGCAGCACGTCGGCCCCGAGCGCGATCGCACGCTCACGCTGCCGCTCCAACTCCCGCGCGCTCGGCACCGTCATGTCCAAGTGCAACTGCATGGGAACGGGTGTGGGCCTCGGCCACGACGCCCGCGGCAGCGTCTCGACCTGTTGGAAGGCCAGCGCCCGATGACCCTCGTCGTCGACCAGCACCAGCCAGTCCGCCTCATCGTCGCTGCCGTCGTCCGGAATCTCGTCACCCGGCCGATAGCGCAGCCCCAGCAGTTCACGGTAGAACTCGGCGAGCTCTCGCGGCCGCTCGGCATCCAGCACGGTGTGCAGCAATCGCGGATGGCTCATCTCGCCGCCTCCTCCTTGGTGCGCAGTACGCATCGGACTCCATGAGACCACGCACCGGTGACTGCCCGAAGCTCGGCGAGCACGTATGACGCAGCATCCCGGACCGGGCGCGCCACCCCCGAGCGCGCACCCCGTTCACGTATGACGCGGCCGCCGGGCGCGGATCCTATGTGACCGCGCATCCTGCTCACGTATGACGCAGCACGCCGGGCCGGGTGCGCAATCCGATGTGGCCACCGTGTGACGTGGGTCTGACGTGAGGACATCTCCCGGCATACTCGTCGGTAACCCTCGTGGTTCGGCCGACGACTTCAGGACGATGGGCCAAAGCCCTGCACTTGCGGCGGCGGGCGAGGTTTACTGGAAGCATGCCGTCCGCCGATGTACGACTGCTGGTCACCGAGTCCTGGATGCGCTCGGCGGCCGCTGGAGTGTCGGCGGACCAGGCCGAACCGCCGCTCGCATTGAGCGACGATGTGCTGCGCGACTATCGCGAGTCCCATCCGCTCGCCCGGGTACTGCCGCTCCTGGAGGACGTTCTCGGCGAGGCAGCACGCGCCAGCGATGCCCTCATGGCGCTCAGCGACGAGCACGGCCAACTGCTGTGGGTGTGCGGTTCGATGCCCACCTTGCGACGTGCCGAAAGCATCGGTTTCGTCGAAGGCGCCTCCTGGGACGAGCGAGTCGCCGGCACCAACGCTCCCGGCACCGCTCTCACGCTCGGCCGCCCCGTGCAGGTCACGCGCGCCGAGCACTACCTGCAGTCGGTGCGCCGCTGGTCCTGCGTCGCCGCGCCGATCCAGGACCCCCAGACCGGTGCCGTGCTCGGCGTGCTCGACGTCACCGGTGGCGACCAGATCGCCGTGCCCCAGACGATGGGCATGGTGCGCGCGGCGGCACGTATGGCGGAGCTCGAGCTGGGCCGTGCCGATGCGACGTTCACGCCTGGTGCCGGCCGGCGTGACATCGGTGGGGGAGTCGGGCAGATCCACCTCAACGTCCTCGGACACGACGAAGCCCCGCTGGTCATCGATCGGCGCGCGGTCACCCTCAGTCGTCGCCACAGCGAGATGATGGTGCTGATGGTCGAGGCTCCGCAAGGCTTCTCCGGCGACGAAATCGCCTGTCAGCTCTACGAGTCCGGCAACGGGGACTCCACGGTCCGCGCGGAGTTGATCCGGCTGCGGCGCGTGCTCGGCGAGGACGTGCTGCGCTCGCGGCCGTATCGGCTGGCTGCGGACGCCCGTGCCGACTGGGTCTCGGTCGAGGCCGCCCTCGCCGCGGACGATGTGGCCGGAGCCCTGCGGATGTACCGCGGTCCGGTGCTGCCGCACTCCGTCGCGCCGGGTGTGGTTGCCGTGCGCGAGCGCGTCCACTCCAACCTGGCTCGTGCGGTTGTCGCGAGCGGACGGCCGGACCTGCTCACGACCTGGACCCGTCAGTGGTGGGGCGCCGAAGACATGACCGCCTGGCGAGCGCTGGCGCGATCGGTGTCGTCGGCATCCCCCGTGCGACGTATGGCGATGGCCCAACTCGCCCGCCTGGAGGGCGAACTCGCCTGACGCATCGCCGGATCCGGCATGCGTTCGTTGCGCTTCCGAGTGCGGTGACCAGCGATGGTCGAAGCACTGGATCCGCTGCAGCACCGCGCGATTCTGCGGCCGACGGCTGCTGCGTCATACCTGTCGGTCCGGCTTGGCCACCACTGAAACGGGCAGTCACAGGTGGCACATATCGCTCGCAACCTCAATGCAACGTCGGCGTGATTAGCGTCACTGACAACCGATCACACCGAACACGAACGGGAGCACGACAATGACGGTTTTCGACCGCCCCGGGACCTCCGGGAGCAGCATCAAGGTCGCTGAGAAGTACGGCCACTACATCGGTGGCGAGTTCGTCGACCCGGTCAAGGGCGAGTATTTCGACAACTATGCCCCGCAGACCGGTGAGGTCTTCACCCGCATCGCCCGCGGCACCGCCGAGGACATCGACGCGGCCCTCGACGCCGCCCACAACGCCGCCGACAAGTGGGGTGCCACCTCGCCGACCGAGCGCTCGAACATCCTGCTCAAGATGGCCGACCGCATCGAGGCGAACCTGCAGGACATCGCGGTCATCGAGTCGTGGGACAACGGCAAGGCCGTCCGCGAGACCCTGGCCGCCGACATCCCGCTCGCGATCGACCACTTCCGTTATTTCGCGGGTGTGCTGCGCTCGCAGGAGGGCACGATCTCCGAGATCGACGGCGACACCATCGCCTACCACTTCCACGAGCCGCTGGGCGTCGTCGGTCAGATCATCCCCTGGAACTTCCCGATCCTGATGGCCGTGTGGAAGCTCGCCCCGGCCCTCGCCGCCGGCAATGCGGTCGTGCTGAAGCCCGCCGAGCAGACGCCGTGGTCGATCCTGAAGCTCATCGAGCTCGTCGGCGACCTGCTTCCGGCCGGTGTGCTCAACGTGGTCAACGGTTTCGGCACCGAGGCCGGCAAGCCGCTCGCGTCCTCGCCGCGCATCGCCAAGGTCGCCTTCACCGGTGAGACCACGACCGGCCGGCTGATCATGCAGTACGCCAGTCAGAACATCATTCCGGTCACGCTTGAGCTGGGCGGCAAGTCGCCGAACATCTTCTTCGACAGCGTCGCGACCGCGAACGACGCGTTCTACGACAAGGCGCAGGAGGGCTTCGCGATGTTCGCCCTCAACCAGGGCGAGGTCTGCACCTGCCCGTCGCGTGCTCTCGTGCAGTCCAGCATCTACAGCGACTTCATGCGTGACGCGGTCAAGCGCGTCGAGCGGATCAAGATGGGCAACCCGCTCGACACCGACACCACGATGGGTGCACAGGCCAGCAACGACCAGCTCGAGAAGATCAAGTCCTACCTCGAGATCGGCAAGCAAGAGGGCGCCAAGGTGCTCACCGGTGGCGAGCAGGCACACCTCGACGGTGACCTGGCCGGCGGATACTACGTCCAGCCAACGGTTTTCGAGGGCGACAACTCGATGCGGATCTTCCAGGAGGAGATCTTCGGACCGGTCGTCTCGGTGGCCCAGTTCAACGACGAGGCCGACGCACTCAAGACCGCCAACGACACGCTCTACGGCCTCGGTGCCGGTGTCTGGTCGCGTGACGGGGCGCAGGCCTACCGCATGGGCCGTGGCATCAAGGCCGGTCGTGTCTGGACCAACTGCTACCACGCCTACCCGGCGCACGCCGCCTTCGGCGGGTACAAGCAGTCCGGCATCGGTCGCGAGACGCACAAGATGATGCTCGACCACTACCAGCAGACGAAGAACCTCCTCGTGTCGTACTCGCAAGACGCGCAGGGCTTCTTCTAAACCGTTATGACGCAATCGGATTCGCCCGGGTCGGTGTCGCAGGACGCCGGCCCGGGCCCCGCCGTCGAGCGGGTCGGTTACACGCAGCTTGCGGCCGACATGGTGCGCAAGCTCGTCGACCGGAACGGCCCGGTGATGTTCCACCAGTCCGGCGGTTGCTGTGACGGCAGCGCGCCCATGTGTTACCCGGTCGGTGACTTCATGATCGGCGACGTCGACGTCCTGTTGCAGTGCCTGGACATCGAGGGGGTCGCCGACCCGGTGCCGTTCTACATGTCGCAGTCACAGTTCGAATACTGGAAGCACACGCACCTCACCCTCGACCTGGTGCCAGGGCGCGGCAGCGGATTCTCGCTGGAGGCTCCCGAAGGTTTTCGGTTCCTGATCCGCTCGCGCGTGTTCAGCGCCGACGAGCTGCGCGCGCTCAACTTGCTGTGAGTGACACCAATCTCATTCATTGACAACGGGATCCGGAGTCCTAGGGGGATGTCCGGGCCTGGAAGGAGCACCACATGCCTCGGTACGTCATCGAGCGGACCCTGCCCGGAGCGGGTCAGTTGGACGACCAGCAACTGCACGACATCAGCGCCAAGTCCAACGAGGTGCTAGACAGCATGCCCGACGTCACCTGGGTCGAGTCCTACGTGAGCGACGACAAGTTGTTCTGTGTGTACGACTCGCCGGACGCAGACTCGATCCGCGAGCACGCCGAGCAGGGCGGCTTCCCCTGCGACGCGGTCAACGAGGTTCGGCACACCATCTCACCGGCGACTGGTCGCTGATCCGCTGCGCATGTCCGCCTTCGTCCACGAACCACGCGGCCTGGCGAAGTTTCACGCACCAGAGGTCGTCTTCGGCCCCGGCTCCCTCGCGGAGACCGGGTTCGCCGCGTTGCGTCTGGGCGCGCGTCGGCCCCTGGTGGTGACCGACCCGGGGATCACCGGGGCCGGGTGGGTGGACCGGTTGTTGGGCGTCCTGCGTGGGAGTGGGCTCGTGCCGGTCGTATGGTC is a genomic window containing:
- a CDS encoding VOC family protein — protein: MSHPRLLHTVLDAERPRELAEFYRELLGLRYRPGDEIPDDGSDDEADWLVLVDDEGHRALAFQQVETLPRASWPRPTPVPMQLHLDMTVPSARELERQRERAIALGADVLLDRTADPDEPLYVFADPAGHPFCVFVG
- the exaC gene encoding acetaldehyde dehydrogenase ExaC, which codes for MTVFDRPGTSGSSIKVAEKYGHYIGGEFVDPVKGEYFDNYAPQTGEVFTRIARGTAEDIDAALDAAHNAADKWGATSPTERSNILLKMADRIEANLQDIAVIESWDNGKAVRETLAADIPLAIDHFRYFAGVLRSQEGTISEIDGDTIAYHFHEPLGVVGQIIPWNFPILMAVWKLAPALAAGNAVVLKPAEQTPWSILKLIELVGDLLPAGVLNVVNGFGTEAGKPLASSPRIAKVAFTGETTTGRLIMQYASQNIIPVTLELGGKSPNIFFDSVATANDAFYDKAQEGFAMFALNQGEVCTCPSRALVQSSIYSDFMRDAVKRVERIKMGNPLDTDTTMGAQASNDQLEKIKSYLEIGKQEGAKVLTGGEQAHLDGDLAGGYYVQPTVFEGDNSMRIFQEEIFGPVVSVAQFNDEADALKTANDTLYGLGAGVWSRDGAQAYRMGRGIKAGRVWTNCYHAYPAHAAFGGYKQSGIGRETHKMMLDHYQQTKNLLVSYSQDAQGFF
- a CDS encoding HNH endonuclease signature motif containing protein; protein product: MGTAVGQIALDAASAGVELLGVSCPAPLASATVAATWMGEAQLRALLTQIGRARSALAILEAALVGEGLSRGLPGDEGLSPVDWVRTHEGAAAVPPDPAEAARVVRQAQIPARRGSVCDPVLAAFAAGELSARKTDQVLKFIDEVAAVADPDELTGIVRALIDGASDGAVPGVHAVPNATEPLKETDTNAADLGDDSDGDADSGPSEDQPHEDQQEHDQRELSDADNSAAHGLSAEPTDRERRATGGGPAEWGLLPRELAAAIRHASRLLKPERQLEDEERESRRGCAMFKGAGPGNLSEYRILADAEGCAILDSAVAALCVPVPGPTGEADLRSPARRRYDALMDLVSRGIAAGGNLPRANKAQIIVTTTLESLLDRLRGVGITMTGEVLSPETVRRLACDAEIMPMMLGGAGRPLDVGRSRRLFTGAQRLALWRRDHGCTFPGCTVPATWCDAHHVVHWSRGGSTDLGNAALLCRRHHTLVHSDDLSADVTDVGVTWRIPRLLAAS
- a CDS encoding DUF4242 domain-containing protein: MPRYVIERTLPGAGQLDDQQLHDISAKSNEVLDSMPDVTWVESYVSDDKLFCVYDSPDADSIREHAEQGGFPCDAVNEVRHTISPATGR
- a CDS encoding class I SAM-dependent methyltransferase; this encodes MRSFEDLVAEAQSADVSGWGFSWLDGRAIEARPSWGYAELLARRLAGAERALDLDTGGGEVVNEATVLPRTMIVTEAWPPNAVRARQTLGARGVSVVDVDAGVSRLPFGDAMFDLVTARHPVRPNWSEVHRVLRRGGTYFAQHVGPASAFELIEYFLGPLPEEIRAGRDPQREADDARSAGLTVERLLTARCRMEFFDVGAVVWILRKCVWWVPGFSIGRYDTQLRELDEMMRSGESFVAHSTRHLITARRPAS
- a CDS encoding DUF779 domain-containing protein — protein: MTQSDSPGSVSQDAGPGPAVERVGYTQLAADMVRKLVDRNGPVMFHQSGGCCDGSAPMCYPVGDFMIGDVDVLLQCLDIEGVADPVPFYMSQSQFEYWKHTHLTLDLVPGRGSGFSLEAPEGFRFLIRSRVFSADELRALNLL
- a CDS encoding GAF domain-containing protein encodes the protein MPSADVRLLVTESWMRSAAAGVSADQAEPPLALSDDVLRDYRESHPLARVLPLLEDVLGEAARASDALMALSDEHGQLLWVCGSMPTLRRAESIGFVEGASWDERVAGTNAPGTALTLGRPVQVTRAEHYLQSVRRWSCVAAPIQDPQTGAVLGVLDVTGGDQIAVPQTMGMVRAAARMAELELGRADATFTPGAGRRDIGGGVGQIHLNVLGHDEAPLVIDRRAVTLSRRHSEMMVLMVEAPQGFSGDEIACQLYESGNGDSTVRAELIRLRRVLGEDVLRSRPYRLAADARADWVSVEAALAADDVAGALRMYRGPVLPHSVAPGVVAVRERVHSNLARAVVASGRPDLLTTWTRQWWGAEDMTAWRALARSVSSASPVRRMAMAQLARLEGELA